GCATGGTTTCACCGAAGCGGGCCACCAGGCTTTGCAGTTGGTCGGCTTCCTGGGAGCACTCGGCGCAATGTTGCAGGTGCTCGCGGGTGGAGGCATCTGGGCTGGCGGCCAGCCACGCCGTAATTTGTTCGTCGGTCAAATGCTGGTTCATTTCGCGTTCCCCTGCTTGTGGTGGTGGCGCAGCGCGCTGACCGCGCGGGACAAATGCGTCTTGACCGTTCCTTGCTCCAAGCCCATGACCTGGGCAATTTCTTCCAGGCTAAGCTCCTCGACGAAGCGCAGCATGAATACCGTGCGCTGCTGTTGGGTGAGCGCTGCCACCAGGCGCATCACGGCATCCAGCTCCTGGCGCGCGATCAAGCCGCGCTCGGCGGAGGGGGCGTGGTCGCGTGCGTAGGCGGCGACCGTATCCAGTTCGGTTCGGTTCCTGCCGAACAGACTTCGCCAAAAACCGCTCCTCCGGTTGCGCCGGTAATCGAGCGCCAGGTTCAGCGCGATGCGGATCAGCCAGGTGCCGACGCTGGACCTGCCCCGGAAGCTGGCGCGGTTCTGGTACGCGCGCAGGAAGCACTCCTGAGTCAGGGTGGCGGCGGCATCACGATCGCGCAGTTCACACCACAGCACGCGGTAGATACGGGCTTGGTGGGCGCGCACAAGATCATCGAACTGCTGCGCCGCGATTCCGGCTTCGCTCGTTGGTCCCATCAACGGTGTGGCCAGACTCTGTTCCATCGCTACTTCAATCGACGGATTTTCAGACCCGAGGTTTACACCAGCAGAAGGAAAAATGCACGAACG
This is a stretch of genomic DNA from Terriglobia bacterium. It encodes these proteins:
- a CDS encoding sigma-70 family RNA polymerase sigma factor, whose translation is MEQSLATPLMGPTSEAGIAAQQFDDLVRAHQARIYRVLWCELRDRDAAATLTQECFLRAYQNRASFRGRSSVGTWLIRIALNLALDYRRNRRSGFWRSLFGRNRTELDTVAAYARDHAPSAERGLIARQELDAVMRLVAALTQQQRTVFMLRFVEELSLEEIAQVMGLEQGTVKTHLSRAVSALRHHHKQGNAK